One Ananas comosus cultivar F153 linkage group 23, ASM154086v1, whole genome shotgun sequence genomic window carries:
- the LOC109728438 gene encoding internal alternative NAD(P)H-ubiquinone oxidoreductase A1, mitochondrial-like, producing the protein MAWLRSLARFSRATKPYAADLPLFPRGGGAAASFCTGVAEAGFSGLGPTEPGGEAKPRVVVLGTGWAGSRFMKDLDTRAYDVVCVAPRNHMVFTPLLASTCVGTLEFRSVAEPIGRIQRAISTAPGSYFFLANCTRVDPDAHTVECETVTDGSTDTLKPWKFKVSYDKLIIACGAEASTFGIHGVKDHAIFLREVHHAQEIRRKLLLNLMLSDVPGITHEEKTRLLHCVVVGGGPTGVEFSGELSDFIIRDVHQRYSHVKDYIHVTLIEANEILSSFDVRLRQYAINQLTKSGVRLVRGIVKDVQPEKIILDNGEEVPYGLLVWSTGVGPSPFVRSLTFPKSPGGRIGVDEWLRVPSVQDVFAIGDCSGYLESTGKPVLPALAQVAERQGKYLASLLNRISKAGGGYANTAADIDLGDPFVYRHLGSMATVGRYKALVDLRKSKEAKGLSLAGFISWFIWRSAYLTRVISWRNRFYVAINWLTTLIFGRDISRI; encoded by the exons ATGGCGTGGCTACGATCCCTCGCTCGCTTCTCCCGCGCGACGAAACCCTACGCCGCCGACCTCCCCCTCTtcccccgcggcggcggcgccgccgcgagCTTCTGCACGGGGGTCGCCGAGGCGGGGTTCTCGGGGCTTGGCCCCACGGAGCCCGGGGGCGAGGCGAAGCCGAGGGTGGTGGTGCTCGGGACGGGGTGGGCCGGGAGCCGCTTCATGAAGGACCTCGACACGCGGGCCTACGACGTCGTGTGCGTGGCGCCGCGGAACCACATGGTCTTCACGCCGCTCCTCGCCTCCACCTGCGTCGGAACCCTAGAGTTCCGATCCGTCGCCGAGCCCATCGGCCGGATCCAGCGCGCCATTTCCACCGCGCCCGGTTCCTACTTCTTCCTCGCCAATTGCACCAGAGTCGATCCCGATGCCCACACG GTGGAATGTGAGACTGTTACAGATGGAAGTACAGACACTCTGAAGCCCTGGAAATTTAAGGTCTCTTATGACAAATTGATCATTGCGTGTGGAGCAGAAGCCTCGACATTTGGAATACATGGTGTAAAAGATCATGCAATCTTTCTTCGTGAAGTCCACCATGCTCAAGAGATTCGCAGAAAGCTCCTCCTAAATCTCATGCTCTCTGATGTGCCTG GCATAACACATGAAGAAAAAACCAGACTCTTACACTGCGTTGTTGTGGGAGGTGGTCCCACAGGTGTGGAATTCAGCGGTGAACTCAGCGATTTCATTATTAGAGATGTTCATCAGCGTTACTCTCATGTTAAAGATTATATTCATGTGACCTTGATTGAG gCAAATGAAATATTATCATCCTTTGATGTGCGCCTGAGACAATATGCCATAAACCAACTAACCAAG TCAGGTGTTCGCCTTGTGCGGGGTATTGTGAAGGATGTTCAGcctgaaaaaataattctggATAATGGAGAAGAGGTTCCATATGGGCTTCTTGTCTGGTCTACTGGTGTTGGCCCTTCACCGTTTGTTCGCTCATTGACGTTTCCCAAATCGCCTGGTGGAAG AATTGGAGTTGATGAGTGGCTACGTGTTCCTTCTGTGCAAGACGTTTTTGCCATCGGTGATTGTAGTGGATACCTCGAAAGCACAGGCAAACCAGTGCTTCCAGCTTTAGCTCAG GTTGCGGAACGGCAAGGGAAGTACCTCGCCAGCTTACTGAACAGGATCAGTAAAGCTGGTGGTGGGTACGCGAACACCGCCGCCGATATAGACCTAGGAGATCCTTTTGTATATAGACATCTTGGTAGCATGGCTACCGTGGGGAGATACAAAGCTCTTGTAGATCTTAGAAAAAGCAAG GAAGCAAAGGGGCTCTCTCTTGCAGGATTTATCAGCTGGTTCATCTGGCGATCGGCGTATCTAACTCGAGTTATTAGTTGGAGGAATCGATTCTACGTGGCGATCAACTGGCTCACTACGCTGATTTTTGGCCGTGATATAAGCCGAATCTAG
- the LOC109728146 gene encoding calcium-dependent protein kinase 3 has translation MGNCCRSPAAAAREDVKSHFPGARHHDHHRGAGGKNHHRGHPNGGGGGGGGGGGAGGHHSKRLTVLSEGSCEGIDDKYVLDRELGRGEFGVTYLCMDRDTRELLACKSISKRKLRTAVDVDDVRREVAIMRHLPRSPSIVSLREACEDESAVHLVMELCEGGELFDRIVARGHYTERAAAAVMRTIVEVVQLCHKHGVIHRDLKPENFLFANKKENSPLKAIDFGLSIFFKPGEKFSEIVGSPYYMAPEVLKRNYGPEIDIWSAGVILYILLCGVPPFWAETEQGVAQAILRGNIDFKREPWPSVSDNAKDLVRQMLEPDPKLRLTAKQVLEHPWLQNAKKAPNVPLGDVVKSRLKQFSRMNRFKRRALRVIADHLSIEEVEDIKEMFKMMDTDNDGTVSYEDLKSGLAKFGSHLAESEVQMLIEAVDTNGKGKLDYGEFLAVSLHLQRMANDEHLRRAFSYFDKDSNGYIEPEELREALAEDGAADSMDIANDILQEVDTDKDGRISYDEFVAMMKTGTDWRKASRHYSRGRFNSLSIRLMKDGSLNLGNEAMA, from the exons ATGGGGAACTGTTGCCGCTCCCCCGCCGCAGCGGCTCGCGAGGACGTGAA GTCCCATTTCCCCGGCGCCCGCCACCATGACCACCACCGCGGCGCGGGGGGGAAGAACCACCACCGTGGCCACCCCaacggcggcggaggcggcggcggcggaggcggaggcgcagGTGGACACCATTCGAAGCGCCTCACCGTGCTCTCCGAGGGGAGCTGCGAGGGCATCGACGACAAGTACGTCCTCGACCGCGAGCTCGGGCGCGGCGAGTTCGGGGTCACCTACCTCTGCATGGACCGCGACACCAGGGAGCTGCTCGCGTGCAAGTCGATCTCGAAGCGGAAGCTGCGCACCGCGGTGGACGTCGATGACGTTCGCCGCGAGGTCGCGATCATGCGCCACCTCCCCCGGAGCCCTAGCATCGTGAGCCTCAGGGAGGCGTGCGAGGACGAGAGCGCCGTGCACCTCGTGATGGAGCTCTGCGAGGGGGGCGAGCTCTTCGACCGCATCGTCGCGCGGGGGCACTACACGGAGCGCGCCGCAGCCGCGGTCATGCGGACGATCGTGGAGGTCGTGCAGCTTTGCCACAAGCATGGCGTCATCCACCGTGATCTCAAGCCCGAAAATTTCCTGTTTGCTAACAAGAAAGAGAACTCGCCATTAAAGGCGATAGATTTTGGACTTTCTATATTCTTCAAGCCTG GTGAGAAATTCTCCGAAATTGTTGGAAGCCCTTACTACATGGCTCCTGAAGTTTTAAAGCGCAATTATGGCCCAGAAATAGACATATGGAGTGCTGGAgttattctttatattttgttatgtGGAGTTCCTCCCTTTTGGGCTG AGACTGAGCAGGGGGTTGCACAAGCTATTCTTCGAGGGAATATAGACTTCAAGCGTGAACCCTGGCCTAGTGTTTCTGACAATGCTAAAGATTTGGTCAGGCAAATGTTGGAGCCTGACCCAAAACTTAGACTAACAGCAAAGCAAGTTCTTG AACATCCTTGGCTTCAAAATGCAAAGAAAGCTCCAAATGTTCCTCTTGGAGATGTTGTTAAGTCAAGGCTCAAACAATTTTCAAGGATGAATAGATTCAAAAGGAGAGCTTTAAGG GTCATTGCTGACCATTTGTCGATCGAAGAAGTCGAAGACATAAAGGAAATGTTTAAGATGATGGACACGGACAATGATGGAACTGTCTCTTATGAGGACCTAAAAAGTGGACTTGCAAAATTTGGTTCTCACCTTGCTGAATCCGAAGTGCAGATGCTTATTGAGGCC GTTGACACCAATGGAAAGGGGAAACTAGACTATGGTGAGTTTTTGGCGGTCTCTCTTCACTTGCAAAGGATGGCGAACGATGAGCATCTCCGAAGGGCATTTTCATACTTTGATAAGGACAGTAACGGCTACATCGAGCCTGAGGAGCTTCGGGAGGCACTGGCCGAAGATGGAGCTGCGGACAGCATGGACATTGCTAATGATATTTTACAGGAAGTTGACACTGATAAG GATGGACGGATCAGCTATGATGAATTCGTGGCGATGATGAAGACGGGAACGGACTGGAGAAAGGCGTCACGGCACTACTCGAGAGGAAGATTCAACAGCCTCAGCATAAGGCTTATGAAGGACGGGTCATTGAATCTGGGCAACGAAGCCATGGCCTGA
- the LOC109728437 gene encoding UPF0051 protein in atpA 3'region (The sequence of the model RefSeq protein was modified relative to this genomic sequence to represent the inferred CDS: added 109 bases not found in genome assembly) has product MASSSSSLFYPCALGPLPIANPRSNPLLRFALPPRRSPLPSRKPSSSPIRAVQTRPPNPTVSPSPSDTGDVDDDPIQRLLKRDYKWGFSSDFESFSIPKGLNESTIRSISALKEEPDWMLDYRLKSFRVFLSKSEPTWSDNVYPPIDLQSMCYYSAPKKKPKLGSLDEVDPKLLETFDRLGIPLNEQKRLANVAVDAVIDSTSIATTHRAALLEKGVIFCSISEAIREYPDLVRPYLGRVVPPGDNYYAALNSAVFSDGSFCYVPKDTVCPMEISTYFRINDRETGQFERTLIVADERSYVSYLEGCTAPSYDRNQLHAAVVELFCHDGAEIKYSTVQNWYAGDEEGRGGIYNFVTKRGRCAGKGSKISWTQVETGSAITWKYPSVELVGDDSVGEFYSVALTKDYQQADTGTKMIHKGKNTKSRIVSKGISAGKSRNCYRGLVQVNSTAEKARNFSQCDSMLIGDTAAANTYPTIQVSGPTARVEHEASTSKIGEDQLFYFQQRGIDHEKAVAAMIGGFCKDVFEKLPLEFASEVNALMNLKLEGSVG; this is encoded by the exons CCCCTCTCCCCTCACGCAAACCCTCGTCGTCCCCGATCCGCGCCGTCCAAACCCGACCCCCAAACCCCACCGTCTCCCCCTCCCCGAGCGATACTGGCGATGTCGACGACGATCCGATCCAGCGCCTCCTCAAGCGGGACTACAAGTGGGGATTCTCCTCCGATTTCGAATCCTTCTCCATCCCCAAGGGCCTCAACGAGTCCACCATCCGTTCGATCTCCGCCCTCAAAGAGGAGCCCGATTGGATGCTCGATTACCGCCTCAAATCCTTCCGCGTCTTCCTCTCCAAATCCGAGCCCACATGGTCGGATAACGTTTACCCTCCGATCGATCTCCAATCCATGTGCTACTACTCGGCGCCGAAGAAGAAGCCCAAGCTCGGGAGCCTCGACGAGGTCGATCCGAAGCTTCTGGAGACGTTCGACCGCTTGGGGATCCCGCTCAACGAGCAGAAGCGCCTCGCAAACGTCGCCGTCGACGCCGTGATCGACTCCACCTCCATCGCCACCACCCACCGCGCCGCGCTCCTCGAGAAAGGCGTCATCTTTTGCTCTATCTCCGAGGCCATCCGCGAGTACCCCGATCTGGTTCGCCCTTACCTCGGCAGAGTCGTCCCGCCCGGCGATAACTACTACGCCGCACTCAATTCGGCCGTGTTCAGCGACGGCTCATTCTGCTATGTGCCCAAAGACACCGTTTGCCCCATGGAGATCTCAACCTATTTCCGCATCAATGATCGAGAAACTGGCCAGTTCGAAAGGACCCTAATTGTCGCCGATGAACGGAGCTATGTTAGCTACCTAGAGGGTTGCACGGCGCCGTCCTATGACCGGAACCAGCTCCACGCGGCAGTCGTGGAGCTGTTCTGCCACGACGGTGCAGAGATCAAGTACTCCACAGTCCAGAATTGGTATGCGGGGGACGAAGAAGGCAGGGGCGGCATTTACAACTTCGTTACCAAAAGGGGAAGGTGTGCGGGCAAAGGATCAAAGATCTCGTGGACGCAGGTGGAAACTGGGTCGGCGATCACGTGGAAGTACCCGAGTGTGGAGCTTGTGGGGGATGATTCTGTGGGCGAGTTCTACTCAGTGGCGCTCACGAAGGATTATCAGCAGGCGGACACAGGAACGAAGATGATACACAAAGGGAAGAACACGAAAAGTAGGATCGTTTCCAAAGGAATCTCAGCTGGAAAGTCGAGGAATTGCTATCGGGGGCTCGTTCAGGTTAACTCCACTGCAGAGAAAGCTCGGAACTTCTCGCAGTGCGATTCCATGCTTATCGGTGACACGGCAGCGGCCAACACATATCCCACTATACAG GTAAGCGGCCCTACGGCCCGTGTAGAGCATGAGGCAAGTACCTCCAAGATCGGCGAAGACCAACTGTTTTATTTCCAGCAAAGAGGAATCGATCACGAGAAAGCTGTCGCAGCAATGATTGGTGGCTTCTGTAAAGATGTCTTCGAGAAGCTGCCATTGGAGTTCGCCTCGGAAGTAAACGCACTAATGAACCTGAAGCTCGAAGGCTCGGTTGGTTAA